The Balearica regulorum gibbericeps isolate bBalReg1 chromosome 26, bBalReg1.pri, whole genome shotgun sequence genome contains the following window.
GGTCATCACTGCTTTAAAACTTACTCATACTGGTAACAGCTTATAGCAGGGTGTCTAAAGTGAACATACATGGAGGCAGCTCACACAAAGCTGGCATCACCAGGAGAAGGAAGGCCTCCTGTTGCTCAGAAGTCGACCTACCAGTACTtgacttttccttctgcagcttgaGAAACTGCTGGAGGAAACTGCCATCATTAACAAACTTGTTGGAAACACAGGCTTCATTGTCAGTACCGTCAtctctgaacagaaaaagaaaagcaggtgaTGGTACTCATcatcctccccagctcccttcacatgcatttatttcaaacagGAAACAAGACAAATGCTAATGACTACTAACCTTTCTCATCTAACTTTGAAAAACGCACCTAAAGACCATGCAGCTTGCTGTTTACAGCATTTACCCACGCTTCAGTTGGAAGCAGGGTAGCGTAAGAGAGCAAGTAGAAATCCTGCTTCAAGAATCCTGGGCAAGCATTTAGCTGGAGAACTGTGCTAACACATAGTCACAACTGTAAGAAAGCTAACAAACAGGAAGCTAAAAGTGTAGTAATAGCCCATTAAAAATATACGATTTGCTGCTAGCACAAATCTATTCACAAGagtatttgaaaaatctgaCTAGATCAATTAAAGTGCAAGTATCCTAATCCAACCTTTATTCAACTATTAGCTTCAATGTTCTTAGCACTTGCCCCCAAGGACCAGAGCTTTGCAAAGCTTGTCTCTTTGGTTTCGTTTGACACACACGCCTGTTTTCTGCCCGTGAATCTCCCATCTAAAAGCACCATAATTCGCACATACTCTCCAAACAGAGGTAGCTGTTGTATGCTCAGGTAATTCTGCCTCGCTTGCTGCTCCAACCTGGCctcaatttctctctttttttgcgCTATCAACTCCTCTTGGTGAAGAATATTCACGTTCGTCTTGGCTGATTTAGACTGCGCGACCCCAAACCACCGGCTCGCTTTTCCTACgggaaaagggggagaaatgaaaattaacgTCTGCGGCCTTCAGGGCCTCCCCGAGCCACCCCCACCGGGGGGATGATGCCACGGCCCGGCCGCACACACCCCCACCGCCCCCCACTCCCACCAGCGTCTCTTTCCTCACACAGCGGCGAGGAGGCCGCCGAGCCCGGtacgccgccgccgccacccccACAGAGTAGCCGGCTGCCAGGCCGCGGGGCCGAAAGCAGGCCGAGAAAGGGTGTCTGCGGGCCGGGGACGAGCGGGGCAAGGCACAGGGGCTCGGCAGGACCGGCCGTACCTGGCGCATCCCTGGGGTTGTCCATTTTGGAGCTCCCGTCCCACGATGCaccgcggcgggcggggcgcgCGGCGCGCGGCGCCGGCTCTGCCGCAAAGGACTCTGGGAGATGTAGTCCTAAGGACGCCTCCGCCTCCCTCCCCGCGCCTCCCGCGGCAGCGAGACCGGTCAGGGAGCCGAACCGACTCGCTGCGGGGGGGGGTTCCGCCTCCagtctccttccccagctcccccccgACACACCCCGCCGGCAACGGCCGGTCGGACTACAACTCCCATGAGGCTGCGCTCGCCCCGCCATTTCCCATCAGCGCCTCAGGCGCACAGACACCTCCCAGCGGCCCGCGCGGGCGGCGGtagcggcggcggggcggacTCCATATCCCGTCGGCCCCCGCGCGCCGCTCCTcgcccccgcccctcccctcccgcccgTGTTGTCGCGGCGGCCCTGAGatggcggcggtggcggcgggcgCGTCGGGCTCGGCGGCCGGCGCGGCCCCTCAGCAGCAACCGCCGTCtcagcagcagccgcagccgGCGGCGGGTGGCGCGGCGGGCTCCGGGGAAGCGGGCGgtggaggcggcgggggggccggcggaggaggaggtggcggcggcggcgctgggccCGCACCGGGGTCGGGGtcgggcggcggcgcggccgggggGGAGTCGTGGTACCTGGCGTTGTTGGGCCTGGCTGAGCACTTCCGCACGTCGAGCCCGCCCAAGGTGCGGCTCTGCGTGCACTGCCTGCAGGCCGTGCTGCCCCGCAAGCCCCCGGCCCGCATGGAGGCCCGCACCCACCTCCAGCTCGGCTCCGTCCTCTACCACCACACCCGCAACGGCGACCAGGCCCGCGGGCACCTGGAGAAAGCGGTGAGCCCCAGGGGCGGGGAGGCGGTTgtgcgcggggggggggagccctGTCAGCGGGGCCGGCCTGTGGTGGCTGCAGACTAACCCGCTGTCTTCTCTTGCAGTGGTTGATATCCCAGCAAGTATCCTTTTCCTGGCCGCCCGGGCGAGGAGAGCCACTGCCCGGTCACCTCGCTCCTGCCGTGAGGGCTCCCGGTAGCAGCACACCTCTGCAGAGGGTGCCtggccctggggatggggattTAACTGGTGTTTTTAATCTACTTCCGTGGTTGTGGGCCGCTTTCCTAACGTGTGTGTTCTGtaagggggttttttggatgTTGGAGTGTTGCTGTGTTCCAGCCAACGTTTCATATTTACTTAACTCTGATGCTGCTAGATTCCCCAGTTTGAAGATGTTAAGTTTGAGGCAGCCAGCCTTCTGTCCGAACTGTATTGTCAGGAGGTGAGTGCTTCGGAAATTATCGGTtgtcctggggctgcagggctgcattTAATTTGAGTTTCTTTGGGTTTGGATTAGTATATCACTCTTAATAATAGGATCTATGAAATTGTTAGACATCGGCTGTAGTGTAAATATTGAGTACTAAAGTATAAGCCTGAGAGACGTTTGGTCTTTCTTATTGTGAAAGTTGCTGCTGGAATTGTGATGCAGGTCTTCTGCAGCAAAGGAAGTTTACTTGGCCAAAGTATTTCTTTAGCCCTAATTTAGACAAAGACAAGCTAAtttgggggggaaggagggaagtaGGTGGTTTTCCTCAAGCTTTTGTTGTATTCCTaggctatttttattctttttttttttccggaaAAGCTTTAGCTAGTCTTTACTTTCTCGAAAGCAAACGTTTGCCTTTTCTCTcacatgcaggaaaaaagtgCATGTTAGAGTGGTGGCCAAAGGAGTTAAACAGCCAGTACTTTTGAACAGGAGAGTGTAGGTGTGTGGGCCTACGTGTTAAATGTTTGGTTTCAttgcttttcatgttttaagGTTCCTGATCTATGAGACTCTAATGGGGGATCCACACAGAATACAATTAGTTTAAAAGTTATTGTTAGTGATGGAGTTCCCAGTAGCCTGTTTTTTACGCTGACTGGGGTgcatgtttctgtttcagaattCAGTGGATACAGCAAAACCTCTGTTACGCAAAGCCATTCAGATTTCACAGCAGACTCCATACTGGCACTGCAGATTGCTTTTTCAACTTGCAGTAAGTGATTTATATTGATGGCCATGTTACTGTAGCACTGCAGCTGGGAAAATTGCtagaaaatatctgtattcCTCTTAAAAAGAGTTTGGGATGCCTTTCCTCCCCCAATCAATGCTGCTAACGgagagacaaaagaagaaaagtttgtgCTATAAAGTAATAATACGTTGGTAGTCTATGGATTGGATCAAGACCCATTTTTTAGGGAAGAAGGCAGCAAGGATCATTATGTAGGCTCTAGTAACACACAACTTCACagacagagcaaaataaaatgcacctTATGGCTTGCAGTAAGGGTAAATGCTCTCATAAAGCCTGCTGGAATTGGAGCTTGCCAACCTGAAGTTTTCGTTTGATTATTTTCAACCTAATTAGCACGCAGAGCAGATCCGGGATGGGAAAAGCATTTGGTGCAAAGGCCTCCGAGCAATGTTACTCTTCCTGTTCTGTAATATGCTCTAAGTGTGGCTTCAGCTGTACAGGTCAGACCATCTTTGCTTCTAGGAAGAAACCGGTGTGTGTTGGAGTTTAAAGTGTTTAATGTTTGTTACAGACTTCAGCTGTGTAACTGCTCTTAAAGTGCTGATTTTCCTGAGTGACTGAATGCATTATGCCAGGGAGTGTATCCAAAAAGTTAACTGATCAGTGGGAAGAGCAAATTATTGCTGAAGAACTCCCCCAGTTTTTCCAGGTTATGCCTGTTCTGTGCTCCTGAAGAGCCTCGAGGTGTTTAACGTGAGAGTTGAGGGAGTTAATTGCTCTTTACAGGtgttctgcagcagagagctAGTTAGGAAGCAATTTTATCTTTGAAGACTGTTTTAATAGTCACCTGTACTTGTCTTTTCCCTTGGCATGATGAGTTTAAACAAGCAGACCAGCTTCCTTTAAAAGGAATTGCCAAGCTCCTTTGTGTAGTTTAGGAACAGTGAATCGTGGAGAGCCTTACTTTCCTATCGATTAAAGGACAAATGTTTACTTTGCAATGAGTTAATGCCCGAGTACTCAGAAGCAGCTTAAGTGTTTTCTTGGTGCCTCCCTCTGAAGAGGATCCTTCCTTGAAGCTTGACATTCTTTGctgatttctcttctgtgtgGTGTTTCCTTTCTGGCTTTTGCTTGACCAAAGGCTTGTGTGTCTCATTGCCTTTGTGCCTGTtcttgtgtgtctgtgtggcTTTCAACCTGAGTTTGGAGAAGGTACAAATTTGGCAGGTGGGAGGGAGTGAGAGGTGCTCTGGCAGCTGCATTATCCTCTCCCTGTCACCTGAAACACACCCTGCaggctttctctgctcttcttgcTAGAAAACACGCTCTCTTGTTCAGTTGCTCCAGTGTAACGGTCCACAGGTATATTGGAGCTGTTGGGATCTGATCTGCACGTGATCTTAATGAATTATAACAGCTTTGCATGGTATGAAACTGGGCTgagacattttctttgaaatgttacagattttttttggagAATGCCAGGTGTTCCTGGAAAATGAGTCTAAAATCAGATGATACATTTAACAAGTACCAGTTTAGCACTTCTCACGTGTAAAGCACAGgagtaattacatttttaaaaactgctaaTCGAGttcacaaagaaaatgctgatCTCTTAcggcctttttttcttttcagcaactACATACACTTGAAAAAGACTTAGTATCAGCATGTGACCTTCTCGGAGTTGGAGCAGAATATGCTCGGGTGGTAGGATCAGAGTACACCAGGTGAGTTCCctgggcttttttcccttcccacagAAGGTATTTTggtttgctctgctttttaCTTAGAGGCTCTACTTTTACTTAAAGATGTGGTCTGTGATTGCTACGTGGGTTTTAAAGGCAAACCAGTATTTCTGCATGTTCTCTTAGATCTGAGTTtctccagctcttcctttttctgttagaACCAATAATATTCACTGAGAATCTGGAGAGACTTTCTTCAAAATGAGGTTTATTGATTGACTTTATCAGCACGTTTTCCCAGTGGCTTGTTTTGACATTACAAACTGTTGTGACTGGAATTGTCCAAAACTTAGATACAAACCTGAGGGACTGGGATTTTCATTCTGGGGGCTATGATTGAATGGTTCCATCTAGCTTTTAAATGTGCTTTACTGTGGCAGGTTCCTTAATAGTGTTTTGTCTCTTGTCTTTGAGGAGGAGaatagcagatttttctttcctcagggTTTTCATATGCAGTTGTGGTTTGgatagctttttttattttgagtgtgacattattttgtttcatttcagagcaCTGTTTCTGCTAAGCAAGGGGATGGTAAGTTGGatgtaatatttaataaacTCTTTCCTTGTTTAACTAGTATAATGCGAGTTACAGAGCAATAAAATGTAACCTGCCTTGAACATAAGTTCCTTGTTTTAAGGTATTTTGCATGCCTGCCTGTGCTTTATGTATATCGTTTTGTTCATGTGAGCAAGCGCTGTGTTAAAGCAGACCTGGGATAAGCCTTAGGTCTGCTGGATTCTTGTGAAATTCTTGTGAATAGGTTTGGCTTTTTGTCTCCTTTATTAATTatgacaaataattttctggaaggaaaaaaggataaCTGCAAATTGTTGCTGGAGCCCTTGTAATTAGGGATGAAAAATCTGGTTATGTGAAATGGGTGGTGCTCTTGCAATAGGATATCTTTTGagtctggttttggtttaaaTAGATCAATGCACCTGGGGCTCTACTGTTGTTCTCTGAGTGTTTAAATTGTGCAGTACAAAAGTAATGcgtttttatttaaaattgcagCTCCTTCTAATGGAACGAaagctgcaggaggtgcacCCTCTCCTTACTCTTTGCGGACAGATAGTTGAAAACTGGCAAGGAAACCCCATCCAGAAAGAATCGTTACGCGTATTCTTCTTAGTCCTGCAGGTCACGCATTACCTGGATGCTGGGCAGGTATGTGCGAGTTCTACTTCTTATAGTTCCCATATTGTGAGAACTGGGGAAAAAGAGTACTGCCTCAAAGTAGCTAATTATTACACTGAGATgatttggggggatttttttttttttttgctgcgccatgctttttattaatgaaatttaatttctatagaaattaatcagaaatgaaatgagaagtgaagaaattaaattcatttcttcttccccaagGAAAGGTTTACTGTGGTATTCTTATAACCACGGTGGCCACTCTTGCTTCTGTATAATGTTGGTGGAGATAACAGGCTTTACgtataattttgaaaaacattttgggcGTCTGTTGGTCGTATGTGCAAATATGAAGGGCTGATTGTTGTTAGTCAGAACGGGCCTAAAGTCGTCACTGCTAGTGTTGTGCTTTATGCATGAAGTAATTTCCTGAATGTGGGTATTATTTATTGCCTGGCAAGTTTTCCCAGCTAAGTAAATGTTCTTGCatctgggctgcagcagctctgtgtgatGTGAATCATCTTTCGCAGGTGAAAAGTGTGAAGCCATGCCTGAAACAGCTTCAGCAGTGCATCCAGACCATATCCACGCTGCACGATGATGAAATTCTGCCCAGCAACCCCGCTGATCTCTTTCACTGGCTGCCCAAGGAACACATGTGTGTGCTTGTCTACTTGGTGAGaagctcttctcttttttcttttcttttttttttttttttacttaatgtATATTGCTAATTAATGAGGAATTGGTTAAAAATTGCTTGGAGCCAGCAGCGGTAGATTCTGCAGACCATATGCTGCTTTACGTTACGCTGACAGTTTAATTCTGCCACAGCATCTGTGAGACTATTGCTTTCAGTGATGTCAGTGTTTGAAGAGACTGTGCAAGAAGTCTGGAAACTGGAATGTAACTTTATTAATATCCAAGCCACATAGAATCAAATAAACTCATATGAAGTAGAGCTacttaagtttattttttaccaACGGAGCGACAATCTTGACTTCAAATTCCTGAAACTAGTTGCCCTGCTTCTTGAATATGATTATACTCCTGAATGATGTCAAAATTgactttaaaaagctgttagCTGAGGAGTCTTGTGAACTCCCAGccctttcctctttgcaaaggtaactttttgtcatctttcctctgttttctggcAGGTGACAGTGATGCATTCCATGCAGGCAGGTTACCTGGAGAAGGCTCAGAAGTACACAGACAAAGCACTCATGCAGCTAGAGAAGCTAAAAAGTAAGGATAAGGATTATCATTTAGTTGATCCAAGATTCCTTGTTGCtaatgtgaattaaaaatacaaaccaaaaccacagcaacCTTATTTGGCTCACTGGGACAGCCTGCTGTCAGTCTGTTTCTGCTGCGTTTAAGAACTGTGCTCTGTTTTAAAACTGGATAGTTACTTGGAATACAGAAATcaagttttggggggttttattGTAACTCAGTAGATAGGGCTGTAAATACGTGCATTTTCATGCTGTCTTTCTGATTGTCCGCGTATTTGGTTATCCACGCTTCTGATTCTCTAAGATGAGCGTGTGTTCCCAAGGAGTTTTGCCCTAACTGGTGCTCAGACTCCTGCTCCTGACAGTTCAGGCATCGTGGATTTAGGGTGTTTTGGgaggtttgttgggtttttttttaaacctgtgcCATCCTTGCTGCATTATGTGGAAGAGGCACTGGGCAGTACGCTGACTCTTCTGACACGAGGTGGTCCAGCCAAAGCCATCGTTCCTTAGATTTCCATAAAGGAATCTTTGTGTTGAAGTCTTGGATGTTAATTTTGTCCTAACTTCACTTACCGAATTACCTTTGTTCACTTTTCAGTGTTGGACTGCAGTCCTATCTTGTCATCTTTCCAAGTTATTTTGTTGGAACACATTATCATGTGTCGGCTTGTCACGGGGCACAAAGCCACAGCATTGCAGGAGGTAAAAACGGGGTTTCATCATTTCCCTAGCTGTGGGTGTATGCAGTGGTAGCTTTTAAAACACGggaattttggttttgaggaaGATATTTGGGCTCAGATGGGGATTTCAGCAGTGCTAAACTACTAACAGGTAAAGTCAGGCCTAAAGGTACTCAGAATGCTGCAAGTTGTGGAATTAGCCtcctcttaaatattttatttaagaacaCTTTGGAGTGGCTCGTGGAGGGAACAGTGATTGATCAGTGACTACAACTGACATGTCCCTGATTGTACTTTGCAGTCTGATTcagtgccttttctttttccctcagaTTCATGACAGAGCGGCTCTTAACTCTTCCTCTTAGTGATCCTGTCTTGTCCAAGTGTTTCTCAGTTTTTAAGGTTCCCtgcctttctgtcctttcttcctcttaacATAGTTTGGGGGTAAGAGGAGGACAGTGCTCTCAAATGGCAGAAagaactgtgctttttttctgttcttgcagtcatttttaattgctgttcaTCCATCCCTTATTTATAGGACGTGCTGCTGTATCATCTCAACCTCTGCTGTCAGCCTTCTCGTGAATGTActcggggggtggggggaaaattTAGCCTGCTAAAAGAATAGTCATTGGTTCTGGCTCATAAAAACTCCTCGTGAGCACGTACCCCGTGGAAGATTTGGATTccagttttttttctgttgcgTGCCAACTCAAATTCTGCGCGTGTCAGAAGAGATCTGTGCTTTGGTTTGCAGGTGGTGCCACCATATGGTGGAGCTGCTGCAaagcaaataattcaaaacCAGTTTGAGCGTGCGTCTGTGTGGGAGGAGTGTGTGTGGAGCAGCGCGTGTACCTTGGCTTGAGGCAAGTCTGGCCTCCGCTTTTACCTAGGAGCATGACTTAGGATTCTTGAACAAATCACTGAAACGTACTGAATGACGTGTGTGATGCAAGTACATGGATTTAGAGcataaaaatggggaaaaagtatcttaaaatacaattttatttttttctaacagatTTCACAAGTCtgtcagctctgccagcagtcTCCCAGACTGTTTTCTAATCATGCTGCCCAGCTGCACACTCTATTAGTAAGTGTCTGTGATTACTACTAAACTTTTGACTCTTTGGAAGACCCTACTCAAGGTTCATACTGAATGGTCACCAGTAACTAATGAGAACGTAGTGAGGCAGACAGCAAGATTTCCTGCTGAGTAATGGGGTCTGCTTTATCGATTGCCAGTCCTGCTGTGGGGACTCACACCCAGTGTTATTTCAGGTTCTCAAAGGCTTAAAtcccttcttttaaaataagtgatgTGTAGCATGATAGTTGGTAAATACACAAGATTTACACTGCCCACGTTTGAGACAGTATGTGGTGGGAACTGCATAAGGGCAAGAGTTTATGTAGCATTGCTATTTGAGTATTATAAGAAAttacaagggttttttttagatagaTGGAGTGTATTTTACCGGACCATGCCGTTTTGAAGGACTTTGTGTagaaattgcttattttttccaGAGCCAAGCAAAACTAAGACTCGCTGGttaccttttttcctgttaatatCCTGagatttctgtggttttgtgccTGCCTTCTCGGCTTGCTAGAATTGTATTATGTGTTACCTTAGAAATTCCCTGTCTTCTACAGGGGCTCTACTGCATTTCTGTTAATTGCATGGACAACGCAGAAGCACAATTTACTACAGCACTGAGGGTAAGATTTTCTTCCCAAACTGTTTACTGTGGATGTTCAGTGTGGAAACGGGCTTGTTGCAGTCGTTGTGTGGGTCGCTGTACAGTTGAGGCTGGAAGTGAAATCTGGAGAGATCGCCTGTGTTAGTTGCattagttcatttttttttttttctatgctgaTTGCAATTCATGTTGTGAGGATTTGTTAATGGCAAAATATCAGACACCAAATCTGTGATTTTATATGAGGTGAGCAAATTCTGGGTTAGAGGCTGAAGTATTTGACTGTGCTGTTGGTATCTTGTTTATTTTAGCTCACTACACATCAAGAACTGTGGGCATTTATTGTGACAAACTTAGCCAGTGTCTATATCAGGGAGGGCAACCGACATCAAGAGGTAAGCTGGTTTCTGATTGTTTTTATAAAAGTCTGAACTTTATTAGAGAGAAAATTGTTACCGTGCTTGGgttattcttttttctgagctttttttgCAAAGCGAATGCCTTGTCTGGCAGCCAGGCAACTCCTCTGTCAGGGCAAACCACCGAAGCAGAGCGTTCTGGATCGTACACAGAATTTTCTACGGTGCTGGGAGGGCAAGCTTCCTGGTGTGAAGTGTATGGTTAACTTTGCCATCTTGACTCATTCAACCTGTTTGCTTCAGTTTCCATCTGCTTAGGTAGGAGTTTTATTAGATTACATAAAAGCTAGCAAGGTTTAACTAAACATCCAGAAATAAgtatgtgcacatgtgtgttcattttgcttcaaaatCCAGCTGTGTGCACTCCTCCAGGGACGTGTCTGTTCCCTGTGCAGTAACTTTTCAGAGTCGTGCTTGCAGGTTTCTTGTGAAGAGGCTGTAAATGAACTGTGTGTAAAGTGTGCAGTACTTTATTAACAAGCTTAAgagagcaaaaataataattaaaaaagttgACCCTTTTTTTACTTAGTTGATTTCTCAATTAAATAGCAAATCTGATAACAGCATTCATTTGGGTCTTCAACAGCTTGGTTTGATGCGACAACTAAAAGTTTTCTGGGAAATACTAACGTTGTACAGAAAGTTCAGTAAAGCCTGAGAGAGCATATTTTGCACAAAACTTGATTTTAGGATCAAAACGGACGTGGTAACTCCTAACGTTGGGACGTTTGTGCTATGATCTGACCAGTACAAGTAAACTTTAGTGTGTTTGTGGTGACTTGCACCACTTTGATATGATGTGCACTTCCTGTAAAAACCCTTGCTGTCAGTACTGTCAGCCTGTATATGTGagaaatgctgattttctttcttttcccctcccactTTGTAGCTTTACAGCTTATTGGAAAGGATAAATCCAGACCATAATTTCCCTGTGAGGTGAGAATTCCAGAAACTATCTACATGCTGATGTTGCATTGGTAATGGTAATACTGGTTTTGtagcagccttttttttttaaaaaaaagaaaacaaaatagtcaACTTCTTTTCACGGCAGAAGTTCTGACCACGCATTAAATATAATGGTTTTGTTTGGAAGTTTTATTATGAGGCAAATTCCTAAAAATCTGTCTGTAATGCATGTCACCGCTGCACGGTGCCTAGATTTCAATGCCTTGCTTTCTCCGTAGCTCTCACTGTCTTCGAGCAGCAGCTTTCTACATCCGAggtctgttttccttctttcaaggAAGATACAACGAGGCCAAGTGAGTATAAATCGATGCAACTgggggaaaaggcaaaactaaATGAAGCtgttttaagataaaaatgaaaacctcGAGGCCTTGCTTTCAAACCTGCTAGCTCTTTTCCCTCTGGATTTAGTCAATCTTCTGGTTTACTTAGAGGAAAATACCAGGAAGCTGTTGGGTTTTAGATCTCTTTTGTTCTGaatgctaataataataatgcttgTGCAGCGGCACATCTGGAACAAAAGCTTTTCACAGGAGGACCTCTCTTATAGTCATTTTTGGTAAATGAAAGGTGAAGTTTGGGAATTAAGCGCTTTGTTTAAGGTCACTCACAGCACACATTTACTCCCGAGCGCTAATATTTGCCAGTTGGATGAATTCAGTTCTTAATGATGTTTCTTACGTACTGGAGGGAAAGTAgagtttttaaaacactttatttttgctctgttttggtAGACGATTTTTGCGGGAGACGCTGAAAATGTCAAATGCAGAAGACTTGAATCGATTAACAGCGTGTTCTCTTGTACTCCTGGGTCATATATTCTATGTGTTAGGGAATCACAGGGTAAGCCTTTGCCGTCTCTGCTATTGCCATGTAAATGTTTGACTTGTCATTTGCCAAAGAAAATCGGGACATTtgtgaaactttattttaagaatgcTTGTTTATTGGTATCCTGCTAAAAGTTGGCAGCTTATTGACTTAGAGAAATCCGTAGCTGTAATTTGCATGTTTAATAACACTTTAACAAAGTAGTAGCGTTTGAAGGCTGTTCCAGAAGTGTGTGTTTTGATAATGCCTGAAATCACTTGAAAAAAGGAGCTGAATAAAAGACAAATAACATCATTCACCTGGATTGTTTTGGAGGGAATTGTGGGTACAAGCTCCTTAATTCTCACCATATGCCAGAATGCATGAAGTATGTCTGTTACCATGCACAACATAGACACCGTAATTCCTAGGACAGAGCAAAATTCCAGACAGCTTTAGATATGATGCATTTGCGTTATTGTCCCATTAAGCGCTTCCACTTCTTACCTAGAACATGGCAATTAGACACATATTTTTGTCACAAATGTAACATCTCTAATGTGTATTCACAAGGGCGAAAAAATACCCATTTTATGTTGATATCTGCTCTTCACCAGGAAAGTAATAATATGGTAGTACCAGCCATGCAGCTTGC
Protein-coding sequences here:
- the MAU2 gene encoding MAU2 chromatid cohesion factor homolog; this translates as MAAVAAGASGSAAGAAPQQQPPSQQQPQPAAGGAAGSGEAGGGGGGGAGGGGGGGGGAGPAPGSGSGGGAAGGESWYLALLGLAEHFRTSSPPKVRLCVHCLQAVLPRKPPARMEARTHLQLGSVLYHHTRNGDQARGHLEKAWLISQQIPQFEDVKFEAASLLSELYCQENSVDTAKPLLRKAIQISQQTPYWHCRLLFQLAQLHTLEKDLVSACDLLGVGAEYARVVGSEYTRALFLLSKGMLLLMERKLQEVHPLLTLCGQIVENWQGNPIQKESLRVFFLVLQVTHYLDAGQVKSVKPCLKQLQQCIQTISTLHDDEILPSNPADLFHWLPKEHMCVLVYLVTVMHSMQAGYLEKAQKYTDKALMQLEKLKMLDCSPILSSFQVILLEHIIMCRLVTGHKATALQEISQVCQLCQQSPRLFSNHAAQLHTLLGLYCISVNCMDNAEAQFTTALRLTTHQELWAFIVTNLASVYIREGNRHQELYSLLERINPDHNFPVSSHCLRAAAFYIRGLFSFFQGRYNEAKRFLRETLKMSNAEDLNRLTACSLVLLGHIFYVLGNHRESNNMVVPAMQLASKIPDMSVQLWSSALLRDLNKACGNAMDAHEAAQMHQNFSQQLLQDHIEACSLPEHNLITWTDGPPPVQFQAQNGPTTSLASLL